A genomic stretch from Desulfatitalea tepidiphila includes:
- a CDS encoding ATP-binding protein, which yields MLPKTKSKPKHTLSDLTALVYGPSKIGKSTWCSKADDALFLATEPGLNALEVFQTPITCWDDLLQACAEIAEGKHEFKTIVVDTVDNAYKMCSDYVCKKFKIEHESDLGYGKGYALINNEFQRVINKLAFLPYGLILISHSQERDIETRTGKHTRIVPTLPEKARKLVTGLVDLILFCDLDMKTGEDGKPVWQRVMRTKPSPNYDAGDRTGRLPEVIPLDFSSFMKAFNNTAAGAAASAARPKPEPTASAAAKPQQ from the coding sequence ATGCTTCCCAAGACCAAAAGCAAACCCAAACACACGCTCTCGGATCTCACCGCCCTGGTGTACGGCCCGAGCAAGATCGGCAAGAGCACCTGGTGCTCGAAGGCCGATGACGCACTGTTCCTGGCGACCGAGCCGGGCCTGAACGCCCTGGAGGTGTTCCAGACCCCGATCACCTGCTGGGACGACCTCTTGCAGGCCTGCGCCGAGATCGCCGAGGGCAAGCACGAGTTCAAGACCATCGTCGTCGACACGGTGGATAACGCCTACAAGATGTGCTCGGACTACGTCTGCAAGAAATTCAAGATCGAGCACGAATCCGACCTGGGCTACGGCAAGGGCTACGCGCTGATCAACAACGAGTTCCAGCGCGTCATCAACAAGCTCGCCTTCCTGCCCTACGGGCTAATCCTGATTTCCCACTCCCAGGAGCGGGACATCGAGACCCGGACCGGCAAACACACCCGCATCGTGCCGACGCTGCCGGAAAAGGCGCGGAAGCTGGTCACCGGTCTGGTGGACCTGATCCTGTTCTGCGACCTGGACATGAAAACCGGCGAGGACGGCAAGCCTGTATGGCAGCGCGTGATGCGCACCAAGCCCAGTCCCAACTACGACGCCGGTGACCGCACCGGTCGCCTCCCCGAAGTCATCCCCCTCGATTTTTCGAGCTTCATGAAAGCCTTCAACAACACGGCAGCCGGAGCTGCGGCGAGTGCCGCCCGGCCGAAGCCGGAGCCGACCGCGAGTGCGGCGGCGAAACCCCAACAGTAA
- a CDS encoding ERCC4 domain-containing protein: MMDRITVVVDTREQEPYSFDTDKVSAVRKALPAGDYSLVGLEERVAVERKSLTDFVSTVIRGRKRFHRELEKLSAYESACVVVECNFRDLVDGRYRSDAHPHALIGTVASIVVDFGVPVYFCSDRQAACRFVEEYLTRFHRRIARCQKEMRVTRRDSGEE; the protein is encoded by the coding sequence ATGATGGACCGGATCACCGTTGTCGTCGACACCCGCGAACAGGAGCCCTACAGCTTCGATACAGACAAGGTTTCGGCGGTTCGCAAGGCGCTGCCCGCCGGTGATTACTCGCTGGTCGGCCTCGAGGAACGGGTGGCGGTGGAGCGTAAATCCCTGACGGATTTCGTCTCCACCGTCATCCGAGGGCGAAAGCGGTTCCATCGCGAACTGGAAAAGCTCTCCGCCTACGAATCCGCCTGCGTGGTTGTCGAGTGCAACTTTCGCGATCTGGTCGATGGCCGCTACCGCAGCGATGCCCACCCGCACGCGCTGATCGGAACGGTCGCCTCCATCGTCGTCGACTTCGGTGTCCCCGTCTACTTCTGCTCGGACCGGCAGGCCGCCTGCCGTTTTGTCGAGGAGTACCTGACACGTTTTCACCGGAGGATCGCGAGATGCCAAAAAGAAATGAGAGTAACCCGGCGCGACTCCGGGGAAGAATAG
- a CDS encoding DUF669 domain-containing protein, protein MEHYENQSNSNLDLAQFDDAFETAEVEEREFEAVPDGKYQVNVDRVELTRAQTSGNPMLKWTLRILAPTHKGRLLWRNNVMASNENIKWLKQDLYTCGLQLQKLSDLPGHLEQLLNIKLEVTKRTRGENENIYFNRRIVMADDAGAPGAAMDDMIPF, encoded by the coding sequence ATGGAACACTACGAAAACCAATCCAACAGCAACCTCGACCTGGCGCAGTTCGACGACGCCTTCGAAACCGCCGAAGTCGAGGAACGTGAGTTCGAGGCCGTTCCCGACGGCAAGTACCAGGTCAACGTCGACCGGGTCGAACTGACCCGCGCCCAGACCTCGGGCAATCCCATGCTCAAGTGGACCCTGCGCATTCTCGCGCCGACCCACAAGGGCCGTCTGCTCTGGCGTAACAACGTCATGGCCAGCAACGAGAACATCAAGTGGCTCAAGCAGGACCTCTACACCTGCGGGCTGCAGCTTCAGAAACTCTCCGACCTGCCGGGCCACCTCGAGCAGCTTCTCAACATCAAGCTGGAGGTGACCAAACGCACTCGTGGTGAAAACGAGAACATCTACTTCAACCGTCGCATTGTCATGGCCGACGATGCCGGGGCTCCCGGCGCGGCGATGGACGACATGATCCCGTTCTGA
- a CDS encoding PD-(D/E)XK nuclease family protein, whose protein sequence is MSELMTTTYSMWRLFRNCRMACKWRYIDELVPLERDPNLAFGSVIHDCLECWHGERNLSKVLDHIDRTYPNRAQDDHQQADWHLARAMMSAYAEHYPAEEFEVVALEKTFEGPIVNPATGATSRSFILAGKVDGIVRQDGQYFLLEHKTASQIDASYLERLWTDFQIILYAWYLEQTLGITVSGIIYNVLVKAKLRQGKGETEAEFEARRAELIAKSKTGKSSAKRKLPEDDETFQQRLQEKYLEPGMFHREVLYISRDQFEELRAELWELSKAMLDARRRDIFYRNTSYCFQYGRPCAYFQLCRSGGNPNVIENHFQRIAPHEELRDGAGEDAAPVF, encoded by the coding sequence ATGAGCGAGCTGATGACCACCACCTATTCCATGTGGCGGCTGTTCCGCAACTGCCGCATGGCCTGCAAGTGGCGCTACATCGACGAGCTGGTGCCGCTCGAGCGCGACCCCAATCTGGCCTTCGGCTCGGTCATCCACGACTGCCTGGAGTGCTGGCACGGCGAGCGGAATCTGTCCAAGGTCCTCGACCATATCGACCGGACCTATCCGAACCGGGCGCAGGACGACCATCAACAGGCCGACTGGCATCTCGCCCGGGCCATGATGAGCGCCTATGCGGAACACTACCCGGCCGAAGAGTTCGAGGTCGTCGCGCTCGAGAAAACCTTCGAAGGTCCCATCGTCAACCCGGCGACCGGGGCGACCTCGCGCAGTTTCATTCTCGCCGGGAAGGTGGACGGCATCGTCCGTCAGGATGGCCAGTATTTCCTACTGGAACACAAAACCGCCTCGCAGATCGACGCCAGCTACCTGGAGCGGCTGTGGACCGATTTCCAGATCATCCTCTACGCCTGGTACCTGGAGCAGACCCTCGGCATCACGGTCAGCGGCATCATCTACAACGTCCTGGTCAAGGCCAAGTTGCGTCAGGGCAAGGGTGAGACCGAAGCCGAATTCGAGGCCCGGCGGGCGGAGCTGATCGCCAAGTCGAAAACCGGCAAGAGCAGCGCCAAGCGCAAGCTGCCGGAGGACGACGAAACCTTCCAGCAACGGCTCCAGGAGAAGTACCTCGAGCCGGGCATGTTTCATCGCGAGGTGCTCTACATCTCCCGCGACCAGTTCGAGGAACTGCGGGCGGAGCTGTGGGAACTCTCCAAGGCCATGCTCGACGCCCGTCGGCGCGACATCTTCTACCGCAACACCAGCTACTGCTTCCAGTACGGAAGGCCCTGCGCCTACTTCCAGCTCTGCCGCTCGGGCGGCAACCCCAACGTCATCGAAAACCATTTCCAACGGATCGCCCCGCACGAAGAGCTGCGGGACGGAGCCGGTGAAGACGCCGCTCCGGTGTTCTGA
- the recD2 gene encoding SF1B family DNA helicase RecD2 yields MPKRNESNPARLRGRIERVYYAGPKFSAGRLLTPTGEEVQFAGNLFARENQPVVLLGSWSTHPKYGRQFKVDGMEHDLELDPEGLIHYLANHPEIKGIGPAKARLIVESFGDAFEETLLSDPERIALKARLPMDAARRLRDEWLKNRSVNAVMAWLSAFGLTHHQVTTLVERLGGNCLDILKEDPYILIREIRGFGFKKVDKIARKLGTPKDHTPRIRAGLNFCVREALDNGHCWIEYEDLVDQANLLLVMDALDSRVRIESALDALIEEQALSCDSHGGRFVVALPEIVRMERELAALFGQAETPNPHFQSVKKFDALIRRCAATLNEKQLDAVRSALQHSISLISGGAGSGKSYTISVINSICEESDLEVVLAAPTGKAAKRLEEVSGRSGTTIHRLLGYDGKGFSRSKENPIDADVLVVDEFSMVDVPLAWHLFEAVDLSRTTVLLVGDHNQLPPVGPGNILRDLIQTRAIPTVILDKVVRQAGVLKENCTAVLKGEVRKTSEASVGGCRDWYLVDQFTDPMAARSFLLELFQERLDALGFDIIKDVQVLTPTHKGPLGTKELNEELQRLIQRKLWNTEVPPVAMGRRAPFLKHDKVIQTRNNYDLNVMNGAIGHVVDVLANGTLVIDFDGMPVELEKGSPDLQDLQLAYALTIHKTQGSEFPCAVVVVHKAHSFMHHRNLLYTGVTRARRTAIVLGDHWGIQNCAKRCQVDDRRTFLPLFLDAVQHADADFARVAEAE; encoded by the coding sequence ATGCCAAAAAGAAATGAGAGTAACCCGGCGCGACTCCGGGGAAGAATAGAGCGCGTTTACTATGCCGGACCCAAGTTCTCCGCAGGCCGACTGCTCACCCCGACCGGTGAGGAAGTCCAGTTCGCGGGCAATTTGTTCGCCCGTGAAAATCAGCCTGTGGTCCTGCTCGGGTCGTGGTCCACCCATCCCAAATACGGCCGTCAGTTCAAGGTCGACGGGATGGAGCACGATCTCGAACTCGATCCGGAGGGGCTGATCCACTATCTGGCCAACCATCCGGAGATCAAGGGCATTGGTCCGGCCAAGGCCAGATTGATCGTCGAGAGTTTCGGCGACGCCTTTGAAGAAACCCTTCTGAGTGACCCCGAACGCATCGCGCTGAAAGCCCGGCTACCCATGGACGCGGCCCGGCGGCTGCGCGACGAATGGTTGAAGAACCGCAGCGTCAACGCCGTCATGGCCTGGTTGTCGGCATTCGGCCTGACCCATCATCAGGTCACCACCCTGGTCGAAAGACTCGGCGGCAACTGCCTCGATATCCTGAAGGAAGACCCGTACATTCTCATTCGGGAGATCCGGGGATTCGGCTTCAAGAAGGTCGACAAGATTGCCCGCAAGCTGGGAACCCCCAAGGACCATACCCCTCGTATCCGGGCCGGGTTGAATTTCTGCGTCCGTGAAGCCCTGGACAATGGCCACTGCTGGATCGAATACGAGGATCTGGTCGACCAGGCCAATCTACTGCTGGTCATGGATGCCCTGGACAGCCGGGTTCGTATCGAGAGCGCCCTCGACGCGCTCATCGAAGAACAGGCGCTTTCCTGCGATTCCCACGGCGGGCGTTTCGTGGTCGCTCTGCCGGAGATCGTCCGCATGGAGCGGGAGCTGGCCGCGCTGTTCGGCCAGGCCGAAACACCCAACCCTCATTTTCAGTCCGTCAAGAAATTCGATGCTCTGATTCGGCGCTGCGCGGCGACGCTGAACGAGAAGCAGCTCGACGCAGTGCGCTCGGCCCTCCAACACAGCATCAGCCTGATCTCGGGTGGAGCCGGTTCGGGCAAGAGCTACACCATCTCGGTCATCAACTCCATCTGCGAGGAGAGCGATCTGGAGGTCGTTCTCGCCGCGCCGACCGGCAAGGCCGCCAAACGCCTGGAGGAAGTCAGCGGCCGTAGCGGCACCACCATCCACCGCCTGCTCGGCTATGACGGCAAGGGTTTCTCGCGTAGCAAGGAGAACCCCATCGATGCCGATGTCCTGGTGGTCGACGAGTTTTCGATGGTCGATGTGCCGTTGGCTTGGCACTTGTTCGAGGCGGTCGATCTGTCGCGGACCACGGTGCTGCTGGTCGGGGACCACAACCAGCTTCCGCCGGTGGGACCCGGAAACATCCTGCGCGATCTGATCCAGACACGCGCCATCCCCACGGTCATCCTCGACAAGGTCGTGCGCCAGGCTGGCGTCCTCAAGGAGAACTGCACCGCCGTTCTCAAGGGCGAGGTGCGCAAGACCAGCGAAGCGTCGGTGGGCGGATGCCGGGATTGGTATCTGGTGGATCAGTTCACCGACCCGATGGCGGCACGCTCGTTCCTGCTGGAGTTGTTTCAGGAGCGGCTCGATGCCCTGGGTTTCGACATCATCAAGGACGTGCAGGTGCTGACACCGACCCACAAGGGTCCGCTCGGCACCAAGGAATTGAACGAGGAGCTGCAGCGGCTCATCCAGCGAAAGCTCTGGAACACCGAGGTGCCGCCGGTCGCCATGGGCCGCCGCGCCCCGTTTCTCAAGCACGACAAGGTCATCCAGACCCGGAACAATTACGACCTGAACGTGATGAACGGTGCCATCGGCCATGTGGTCGATGTCCTCGCGAACGGCACCCTGGTCATCGACTTCGACGGCATGCCGGTGGAACTGGAGAAAGGGTCGCCCGACCTGCAGGATCTGCAGCTCGCCTATGCGCTCACCATCCACAAAACCCAGGGTTCCGAGTTCCCCTGCGCTGTGGTGGTGGTTCACAAGGCGCATTCCTTCATGCACCACCGCAATCTGCTCTACACCGGGGTGACCCGCGCCCGGCGTACCGCCATTGTTCTGGGTGATCACTGGGGCATCCAGAACTGCGCCAAGCGATGCCAGGTGGATGACCGCCGGACCTTCCTGCCTCTGTTTCTGGACGCCGTCCAGCACGCGGATGCCGATTTCGCCCGTGTCGCGGAGGCCGAATGA
- a CDS encoding sigma-70 family RNA polymerase sigma factor has product MVSQNSYDGIDKYAANLIRHKARQLVGKAGFTEDDRHDLEQELMIDLLQRMRHFNPAKAKKTTFMARIVERHISTILEARFAQCRDWRLCQTSLNEPLDNGEGDTTERIDFLDSEGSLGSGTRETRERLAHEIRMDLDLAIASLPEELRNLCVRLHDSTMAEIAREMGIPRTTLYDRLSKLRDAFREAGLEDYL; this is encoded by the coding sequence ATGGTTTCACAGAATTCTTACGACGGCATCGACAAGTATGCCGCCAACCTCATTCGGCACAAAGCACGTCAACTCGTAGGCAAGGCCGGATTCACCGAGGACGACAGACACGACCTCGAACAGGAACTGATGATCGATCTGCTGCAGCGGATGCGGCATTTCAATCCCGCCAAGGCCAAGAAGACCACCTTCATGGCCCGGATCGTCGAACGTCACATCTCCACCATTTTGGAGGCCCGGTTCGCCCAATGCCGGGACTGGCGGCTCTGCCAAACCTCACTCAACGAACCCCTCGACAACGGCGAAGGCGACACCACCGAGCGGATCGACTTCCTGGACAGCGAAGGCTCTCTGGGAAGCGGCACCCGCGAGACAAGGGAGCGTCTCGCCCATGAGATCCGCATGGATCTCGACCTGGCCATCGCCTCGTTGCCGGAAGAGCTCCGGAATCTGTGCGTGCGCCTGCACGACAGCACCATGGCCGAAATCGCCCGGGAGATGGGCATCCCCAGAACCACCCTCTACGACCGGCTGAGCAAGCTGCGGGACGCGTTCCGCGAGGCCGGGCTTGAGGACTACCTGTGA